In a single window of the Bacteroidales bacterium genome:
- the tpiA gene encoding triose-phosphate isomerase has product MRKKIVAGNWKMNTIVEDGVTLASSINAELKNVTLRDDTYVIIAPPFTHLTFINQLIDSDKLLLAAQNCSTESKGAFTGEVSAEMLKILGCDAVILGHSERRAYYYETSDILIKKLDQVLKNQMIPIFCCGEMLEQREKGEHFKVVENQISEVLFDLSEEDFSKVVIAYEPVWAIGTGVTASNEQAQEMHAFIRKIISEKFGNDIADDITILYGGSVNPSNASELFSQNDVDGGLVGGASLKTDSFIEIIKAI; this is encoded by the coding sequence ATGAGAAAAAAAATTGTTGCAGGAAACTGGAAAATGAATACGATTGTAGAAGACGGAGTAACTTTGGCATCTTCGATCAATGCTGAATTAAAAAATGTTACTTTACGTGATGATACATACGTAATAATTGCACCGCCGTTTACACATCTTACATTTATAAATCAATTAATTGACAGTGATAAATTATTATTGGCAGCTCAAAATTGTTCAACAGAGTCAAAAGGGGCTTTTACCGGAGAAGTATCAGCAGAAATGCTGAAAATATTGGGTTGTGATGCTGTTATTCTTGGTCATTCGGAAAGAAGAGCTTATTATTATGAAACTTCTGATATTCTGATAAAAAAGCTTGACCAAGTATTAAAAAATCAAATGATTCCAATTTTTTGTTGCGGAGAAATGTTAGAACAAAGAGAAAAAGGTGAGCATTTTAAGGTTGTAGAAAATCAAATATCAGAGGTCTTATTCGATTTAAGTGAAGAAGATTTTTCTAAAGTTGTAATTGCTTATGAACCTGTTTGGGCAATAGGGACAGGAGTTACTGCTTCTAATGAACAAGCTCAAGAAATGCATGCTTTTATCAGAAAAATAATTTCAGAAAAATTCGGAAATGATATTGCCGATGATATTACAATTTTATACGGCGGAAGTGTTAATCCTTCAAATGCATCTGAATTATTTTCTCAAAATGATGTTGACGGTGGTTTGGTGGGAGGAGCATCACTTAAAACCGACAGCTTTATTGAGATTATTAAGGCAATTTAG